A single Xenopus laevis strain J_2021 chromosome 3S, Xenopus_laevis_v10.1, whole genome shotgun sequence DNA region contains:
- the mex3b.S gene encoding RNA-binding protein MEX3B (The RefSeq protein has 1 substitution compared to this genomic sequence): protein MPSSLFADMERNGSGGGGGETLDDQRALQIALDQLSLLGLDNDESAMYDNEPRKKSINMTECVQVPSSEHVAEIVGRQGCKIKALRAKTNTYIKTPVRGEEPVFVVTGRKEDVALARREIISAAEHFSMIRASRNKNAAALNGGSVPAPPNLPGQTTIQVRVPYRVVGLVVGPKGATIKRIQQQTHTYIVTPSRDKEPVFEVTGMPENVDRAREEIEAHIAVRTGGLIEVADENDFHANGTDVGFDLHGSLWSKSNQSSGSRKALSNYRNDSSSSLGSASTDSYFGGTRMADYSPPSPDLSYTNNNNNNNGNGYVYSTGISPDCTDLTFESGFDPAPAPPPSAYTWSQLERSTGSAPYHNNANGILLNQRRLNGVGCTTAPRLSPPLHTCNGLSEHPLARRVRSDPGGGLSYSAYSNMACDSSSSSSSSSSSSSSSSSSSSSSSSSGMRRKGSRECSICFESEVIAALVPCGHNLFCMECANRICEKNQPQCPVCHAGVTQAIRIFS from the exons ATGCCCAGCTCGCTCTTTGCAGACATGGAGAGGAATGGgagcggaggaggaggaggcgagaCCCTGGATGACCAGCGGGCCCTCCAAATTGCCCTCGACCAGCTCTCGCTTCTGGGACTGGACAATGACGAGAGCGCCATGTACGACAACGAGCCGCGGAAGAAAAGCATCAACATGACGGAATGTGTGCAGGTTCCCAGCTCGGAGCATGTGGCGGAGATCGTCGGCAGACAAG GCTGCAAGATCAAAGCTCTGCGGGCCAAGACCAACACATACATCAAGACCCCGGTGCGCGGGGAGGAGCCAGTCTTTGTTGTGACTGGGAGGAAAGAAGATGTGGCCTTGGCCCGAAGAGAGATCATCTCAGCTGCTGAGCACTTCTCAATGATCCGAGCCTCTCGCAACAAGAACGCGGCGGCGCTGAACGGGGGCTCGGTGCCCGCCCCTCCAAATCTTCCCGGGCAGACCACCATCCAGGTGCGGGTTCCTTATCGAGTGGTGGGGCTGGTGGTGGGACCCAAAGGCGCTACCATTAAGCGGATCCAGCAGCAGACCCACACGTACATCGTGACCCCGAGCAGGGACAAGGAGCCTGTGTTCGAGGTGACAGGAATGCCAGAGAATGTGGACCGAGCCCGGGAGGAGATTGAGGCTCATATCGCTGTGCGCACGGGCGGACTCATTGAGGTGGCGGATGAGAATGATTTCCACGCCAATGGCACTGATGTGGGCTTTGATTTGCACGGCAGCCTGTGGAGCAAATCCAACCAAAGCTCAGGCAGCCGCAAGGCTTTATCTAACTATCGCAATGACAGCTCCAGCTCCCTGGGCAGCGCCTCCACCGACTCTTACTTTGGGGGCACCAGGATGGCAGATTACAGCCCGCCCAGCCCCGACCTCAGCTACaccaacaataacaataataacaacggCAATGGATATGTGTACAGCACCGGCATCTCCCCCGACTGCACTGACCTGGCCTTTGAGTCCGGATTTGACCCTGCCCCTGCCCCGCCGCCTTCTGCCTATACCTGGTCCCAACTGGAGCGCAGCACTGGCAGTGCCCCCTACCATAACAATGCCAACGGGATCCTGCTCAATCAGAGGAGGCTCAATGGAGTGGGCTGCACCACTGCCCCCAGGCTCTCGCCACCCCTGCACACATGCAATGGACTGTCCGAGCATCCGTTAGCACGCCGGGTGCGCAGTGACCCTGGGGGTGGTTTGAGCTACTCTGCTTACAGCAACATGGCCTGCGACTCCTCTTCATCATCGTCCTCttcctccagcagcagcagcagctcttcCTCCTCCAGCTCGTCTTCCTCTTCATCCGGCATGAGGAGAAAGGGCAGCCGTGAATGCTCCATCTGCTTTGAGAGTGAGGTGATCGCTGCCTTGGTCCCTTGTGGGCACAACCTGTTCTGCATGGAGTGTGCCAACCGCATCTGTGAGAAGAACCAGCCCCAGTGCCCAGTGTGCCATGCAGGGGTCACCCAGGCCATCCGCATCTTCTCCTAA